The following coding sequences lie in one Oncorhynchus nerka isolate Pitt River linkage group LG14, Oner_Uvic_2.0, whole genome shotgun sequence genomic window:
- the omgb gene encoding oligodendrocyte-myelin glycoprotein: MERIRAFIMLYRTPLACLLLLLLSGVLGGLVLSICPAVCSCSRGHRVVDCSSRHLSQLPPGLQHNIRFLNLSQNSLRGLEGQLSHYAHLRTLDLSYNLLGRFPSGLPRALWDIRAAGNQLRALDKNDTAYHWNLRVLDLSANELERVVFINNTLPSLHALNLSHNRFWTVPTNMPHNLEMVDLSHNYLVQILLGSLDRLPRLKRFYLHANRFSWVPEGVFDRLEGLELLTLGDNPWACEEEENITRLLLWAEHTRAAVLGCPCYTRPTCGQAHLATPGGEWHFASYTEPPLGADARELGRGGLPPARAAVATSGYLAKSALLEPGMHGDRGVANGSGDQTLFVFTSTRSHGLSTRTSTTGRPHSATKKPNTGSTRSRGHGLHTQIVCSAVSLNLLVTVTAFKAS, translated from the exons ATGGAGAGGATAAG agccttcatcATGCTCTACCGCACCCCGctagcctgcctcctcctgctgctcctgtcGGGGGTGCTGGGCGGGCTGGTCCTGTCCATCTGCCCCGCCGTGTGCTCCTGCAGCCGGGGCCACCGTGTGGTGGACTGCTCCTCACGGCACCTCTCACAGCTGCCCCCAGGCCTGCAGCACAACATTCGCTTCCTCAACCTCTCACAAAACAG CCTTCGTGGTCTGGAGGGCCAGCTCAGCCACTACGCCCACCTGCGTACCCTGGACCTGTCCTATAATCTCCTGGGTCGCTTCCCCTCCGGCCTGCCCAGGGCCCTGTGGGACATCCGGGCTGCCGGCAACCAGCTCCGAGCCCTGGACAAGAACGACACAGCCTACCACTGGAACCTGCGGGTTCTGGACCTGTCAGCCAACGAGCTGGAGAGGGTGGTCTTCATCAACAACACCCTGCCCAGCCTACACGCCCTCAACCTGAGTCACAACCGGTTCTGGACGGTGCCCACCAACATGCCTCATAATCTGGAGATGGTGGATTTGTCCCACAACTACCTGGTTCAGATCCTCCTGGGGTCGTTGGACCGGCTGCCCAGGCTGAAGAGGTTCTACCTGCACGCTAATCGCTTCTCCTGGGTGCCGGAGGGGGTGTTTGACCGGTTGGAGGGGCTCGAGTTGTTGACGCTTGGGGATAACCCTTGGGcttgtgaggaggaggagaacatcaCAAGGCTCTTGCTCTGGGCCGAACATACCCGCGCTGCCGTGTTGGGCTGCCCCTGCTACACTAGGCCAACCTGTGGGCAAGCCCATCTGGCAACTCCAGGAGGGGAGTGGCACTTTGCATCCTACACAGAGCCTCCGCTGGGGGCTGATGCCAGAGAGCTGGGCCGTGGAGGCCTCCCACCGGCTAGGGCTGCAGTCGCCACTTCTGGGTACCTGGCTAAGTCTGCGTTATTGGAGCCTGGGATGCATGGAGACAGGGGGGTGGCCAACGGCTCGGGGGATCAGACACTGTTCGTGTTCACCTCCACCCGCTCGCATGGCCTCTCCACACGCACAAGCACAACGGGGCGTCCGCACTCTGCCACCAAGAAGCCCAACACAGGAAGCACGCGGAGCAGAGGCCACGGTCTACACACACAGATTGTGTGTTCTGCTGTCTCCTTGAACCTTTTAGTCACAGTGACTGCCTTCAAAGCCTCCTAA
- the LOC115141935 gene encoding LOW QUALITY PROTEIN: mucin-2 (The sequence of the model RefSeq protein was modified relative to this genomic sequence to represent the inferred CDS: inserted 2 bases in 1 codon), which translates to MEGKRLVIVSFLWMLPRGLNGTVTLQPNLHSTNFRSSEVTATSDNKVSPLEMAQEPLNNAPDEGQHSTVASSVELKLTVKSEPQTSDQVSTRNILSHDRPSMQPLRMSTKRNSQSPQDRQTTRYKNKSTVEITADGARETSPAMWNQPLVRQVTPSGKDEVSPTASPRPSELCTQTTSPTPNQPTEIQTGPILSNSPISQSNDSTDRNRPTPTVVGFGVTPTRAEYTLNTGGEAQLSSTASQAPVTSRRSTPSHPTERGPTGPSELPSTATSPTTLTPSTAMTKSSTHVSTPWTSTKPAKTLATTEATTVTSSVDVTSSKGQSTPLVPTKKEVATATTTAKKKPKPPTKTANKDERKKTGNHGTAVAVLISGTLFMMLVGFGVIFVRKQRQQRIQLQNTAWAGPSPFLDGGVQSQQDYDDSGDVHLRGSNGISFSGFLSQQLSKRFSLIQDTDQEFQMGEIPSGSTFGRETVSDXVKPCNGTAALNKENTEEVQLPDNSSSPPPPTSSETTATAPTHDHQPPSSLQDVDLGPDNAPNRSSFPSHTPPDIPEAVPPPLLGVHLRPPQTRPAPLHQRAHISPSPRTRLYPSPSSDR; encoded by the exons ATGGAGGGAAAGCGTCTTGTTATTGTGTCGTTTCTGTGGATGCTGCCACGGGGACTGAATGGCACAGTGACACTTCAACCTAACCTCCACTCTACCAACTTCAGAAGCAGTGAGGTTACTGCAACTTCGGACAATAAAGTTTCACCCTTAGAAATGGCTCAAGAGCCCCTCAACAACGCACCGGATGAAGGACAACATAGCACTGTAGCATCTTCAGTTGAGTTGAAGCTCACAGTGAAAAGTGAACCACAGACTTCAGACCAGGTGTCGACCAGAAACATTCTCAGCCACGATCGGCCTTCAATGCAGCCTTTGCGTATGAGCACAAAGAGGAACTCCCAGTCACCTCAGGACCGCCAAACAACAAGATATAAAAACAAGTCTACGGTGGAGATCACAGCAGATGGAGCCCGGGAAACTTCGCCCGCTATGTGGAATCAACCTCTGGTAAGGCAAGTTACACCCTCCGGCAAGGACGAAGTTAGTCCAACAGCATCACCTAGACCTTCTGAGTTGTGCACTCAAACAACCTCACCGACACCAAATCAACCAACAGAGATCCAAACGGGGCCTATTCTGTCCAATTCTCCAATATCGCAGTCCAACGACTCCACAGACAGGAACCGACCCACGCCAACTGTTGTTGGATTTGGAGTGACACCGACTAGAGCGGAATATACTTTGAACACAGGTGGAGAGGCTCAACTATCCAGCACCGCCTCCCAGGCCCCAGTCACAAGCAGGAGATCAACCCCTTCACACCCCACTGAAAGAGGTCCAACAGGCCCATCTGAGCTGCCTAGTACTGCCACTTCCCCCACCACCCTAACTCCATCTACAGCCATGACCAAATCTTCAACCCACGTCTCCACTCCATGGACGTCGACCAAGCCTGCCAAGACCCTTGCCACCACTGAAGCCACCACTGTTACTTCTAGTGTTGACGTTACCAGCAGCAAGGGTCAATCCACACCACTGGTCCCCACTAAAAAAGAAGTtgccactgccaccaccacgGCAAAAAAGAAACCAAAGCCTCCGACAAAAACTGCAAACAAAGACGAGCGAAAAAAGACGGGGAACCATGGCACAGCGGTGGCTGTACTGATTAGTGGGACGCTGTTCATGATGCTGGTGGGTTTCGGGGTCATCTTCGTGAGGAAGCAAAGACAACAGAGGATCCAGCTGCAGAATACAGCCTGGGCAGGCCCCTCTCCGTTTCTGGACGGTGGAGTCCAGTCTCAACAGGATTATGACGATAGTGGTGATGTCCATCTGAGGGGTTCCAATGGAATCTCCTTCTCTGGCTTCCTGTCTCAGCAACTCTCCAAGAGGTTCTCTCTGATCCAGGATACTGACCAGGAATTCCAGATGGGTGAGATTCCGTCAGGAAGTACATTCGGAAGAGAGACGGTTTCAGA TGTTAAACCGTGCAACGGGACTGCTGCGTTGAACAAAGAAAATACTGAGGAGGTACAACTTCCAGACAACTCCTCATCTCCTCCGCCACCGACGTCTTCAGAGACCACTGCCACAGCACCCACCCATGACCATCAGCCTCCTTCCTCCTTGCAGGATGTTGATCTGGGGCCAGACAATGCTCCCAATCGCTCTTCCTTTCCCTCTCATACGCCACCAGATATCCCAGAAGCTGTTCCTCCACCACTGTTGGGTGTTCACCTGCGTCCCCCTCAGACCAGGCCAGCCCCCCTCCACCAGAGAGCACATATTTCCCCATCCCCCCGGACCCGCCTTTACCCATCTCCAAGCAGTGACAGATAG